Within the Candidatus Culexarchaeum yellowstonense genome, the region AACTAATTTCGGTTGCCTAATTTGATAATCTTCCGGCATTCTTATTGCAGGTCTAATTTTCACCAATCTCTTTGGAGGACCTGGAATCGAACCCTCTATCAAAATATAACTACTCTTAACTAAGCCGTAGTGGCAAAATCCACCTTTAACATTGATTTCCTCTCCACTCTTCCCAATTTTAAGTATCCTCTTATTGAACTCTGTCCTGAGGTGAAATCCCATCTGTCCAGGTCTGGGAACTGTCCACATAACGCCTGATGGTGTCCCAGGACCTATGGATCCCACCTTTCTTGACCCTTTTCTATGCTTATGCCATCTCCCTAAAACTTTTACGCCAAATCGTTTAACTACACCTTGAAATCCCTTACCCTTAGTTACTGAAATCACATCAACATACTGCCCTTCCTTGAAGACATCGGCTACATTTATTTCTGAACCAAGTAGTTTGAAGGCTAAATCAAGTTGTTCTTTCAATGTTCCACCATCCACCTTTATCTCGAATAGTTCAGGCTTTTTCTTTCCAATTCCAGCTTTATTTGGTTGCGTACAGGTAATTAATCTGATTTCACTTATTTCATTCAATTTTGAGTATAATTCATCAATGGAGGGAGTTTCAATCTTTTCTGGTAGTGTGAAAACTCTCTCTAAGGATTTGGGGATTTTATCAGACCATAACTCCGTTAATGATCTTAAGGCACCATATTCCTTCGAATAAACTCTTATGCCAGCAACGAATAGTGGTGGCGTCTCTAAAATTGTTGCGGCTTTAACAACTTCCTTACCAAACATTGGGGTTCCAGGTCTATCTTCAACGACGACTACATGCGTCATCCCAACTTTATAGCCGGCAAATCCCATGATCTTAACAACACCTTTAACACCAGGCCATGATCGAACTCTTGGAATTATACTCTTAGCTCTAATTCTAGGGGCAAACGCTAAGGATCCTCTTCTTGGAGCACTATACTTTCTATGACCCAAACTCCCTCACCAGATAACCTTTAAGTGGAAAATACAATCATATATATTTATCTTTTGCGTGTTTAAATGTACTGCATAATATTGATGATGCTCAACGTAGCGAGCATTGCCTCTTCAGTTCTCACAGTTTCACACCCTTGAAAAGGAATTGTATTGACTATGAAATGTGCAATATCCGACAAATTCACTTTTAATCGTTTGCATATCTCAAAGAGACCTTCATGAGGGGAACCGAATAAGATTAATATTTTATTGCTTTTTAGAATGGCGTCTTTAACGTCGTTGAAAACTTCAGTGATTGGGTCCCCATACTTAGAAGTGGCGATTACAAGATCGGCATTAAAACCT harbors:
- a CDS encoding 50S ribosomal protein L3 encodes the protein MGHRKYSAPRRGSLAFAPRIRAKSIIPRVRSWPGVKGVVKIMGFAGYKVGMTHVVVVEDRPGTPMFGKEVVKAATILETPPLFVAGIRVYSKEYGALRSLTELWSDKIPKSLERVFTLPEKIETPSIDELYSKLNEISEIRLITCTQPNKAGIGKKKPELFEIKVDGGTLKEQLDLAFKLLGSEINVADVFKEGQYVDVISVTKGKGFQGVVKRFGVKVLGRWHKHRKGSRKVGSIGPGTPSGVMWTVPRPGQMGFHLRTEFNKRILKIGKSGEEINVKGGFCHYGLVKSSYILIEGSIPGPPKRLVKIRPAIRMPEDYQIRQPKLVYINR